The Streptomyces nigra genome includes the window GTGCCCCAGCCCGAGATGGACCGTCCCATGGACGCCGTGGACGTCGCCGCCGCCGCGGCGGCCGCGCTCGACGGGGCCGTGATGCACGGGATGCCGCCCTCGCCGATCGTCGCCGACCTCACCCAGGGCGTCAGCGTGGGCGACCGCGAGGAGACCACGCCCGTGCCGACGCCGGTCCCGGCCGCGCGGCCCCAGCAGGACCGGCTGCCCAAGCCGAAGGCCGCCGATCTCACCAAGAGCGAGGTCCCCGACCTCACCAAGGCCGCGCCGGTCCCCGACGAGATCCGCGATCTGCCCCCGCGCGCGGAGCAGCTGCAGCTGTCCGGCGACATCACTTACGCGCTGCCGTCGCTCGACCTGCTCGAACGCGGCGGACCCGGCAAGTCGCGCAGCGCCGCCAACGACGCCGTCGTCGCGTCGCTCACCACCGTCTTCACCGAGTTCAAGGTCGACGCCCGCGTCACCGGTTTCACGCGCGGGCCGACGGTCACGCGCTACGAGGTCGAGCTGGGCCCGGCCGTCAAGGTCGAGCGCATCACCGCGCTGACCAAGAACATCGCGTACGCCGTCGCCAGCCCGGACGTGCGGATCATCAGCCCGATCCCCGGCAAGTCGGCGGTCGGCATCGAGATCCCGAACACCGACCGCGAGATGGTCAACCTCGGTGACGTGCTGCGGCTCGCGGCCGCCGCCGAGGACGACCACCCGATGCTGGTCGCGCTCGGCAAGGACGTCGAGGGCGGCTACGTGATGGCCAACCTCGCGAAGATGCCGCACGTCCTGGTCGCCGGAGCCACCGGTTCCGGCAAGTCCTCGTGCATCAACTGCCTGATCACGTCGATCATGGTCCGCGCGACCCCCGAGGACGTCCGCATGGTCCTCGTCGACCCCAAGCGCGTCGAGCTGACCGCGTACGAGGGCATCCCTCACCTGATCACGCCGATCATCACCAACCCGAAGCGGGCCGCCGAGGCGCTGCAGTGGGTCGTCCGCGAGATGGACCTGCGGTACGACGACCTGGCGGCGTACGGCTACCGGCACATCGACGACTTCAACGAGGCCGTCCGCGCCGGCAAGGTGAAGGCCCCGGAGGGCAGTGAGCGCGAGCTGCAGCCCTACCCGTATCTGCTGGTCATCGTGGACGAGCTCGCCGACCTGATGATGGTCGCGCCGCGGGACGTGGAGGACGCCATCGTCCGCATCACGCAGCTCGCGCGCGCGGCCGGCATCCACCTGGTGCTCGCCACGCAGCGGCCGTCCGTCGATGTCGTCACCGGTCTGATCAAGGCGAACGTGCCCTCGCGGCTCGCCTTCGCCACGTCCTCCCTCGCCGACTCCCGCGTGATCCTCGACCAGCCGGGCGCCGAGAAGCTCATCGGCAAGGGCGACGGCCTGTTCCTGCCGATGGGCGCGAACAAGCCGACCCGTATGCAGGGCGCCTTCGTGACCGAGGAGGAGGTCGCGGCGGTCGTCCGGCACTGCAAGGACCAGATGGCACCCGTCTTCCGGGACGACGTGGTCGTCGGGACCAAGCAGAAGAAGGAGATCGACGAGGAGATCGGCGACGACCTCGACCTGCTGTGCCAGGCGGCGGAACTCGTGGTGTCCACGCAGTTCGGCTCGACGTCCATGCTCCAGCGCAAGCTGCGGGTCGGGTTCGCCAAGGCGGGGCGCCTGATGGACCTCATGGAGTCGCGGGGCATCGTGGGGCCGAGCGAGGGGTCGAAGGCGCGTGACGTCCTCGTGAAGGCCGACGAGCTGGACGGCGTGCTCGCGGTGATCCGCGGGGAGGCTTGAATGTGTCCCCCACGGGAAAGCGAACCCTTGGCGGGGAGCGGGTCGGGTAGGCGATGAGTCGATGCCTGATCGTGACTCACCCGTAGGGGATCATTGAGCAACCGTTTCCCTTCGGCGTACGTCAAGTTGAGCGAAACGACAAACTCTTGGCCGCCATCGGCGTGTCGGGCCCTACCGATGGCGTACAAAGTCCCACCGCCCGCTTGCCTCACCCTTTTGTCGCCCCCCTAGACTGAACCTCCAGCACAGGTGGCTCAACGCTCGAAAGGCGCCCCCGTGTCCATCGGCAACTCCCCTGAAGACGAGCGTCCGTTCGACGACGAGTCCGACGACTCCCGCCCCTCGATCGGCCATGCCCTGCGGCAGGCCCGTCTCGACGCCGGGTTGACCGTCGACGACGTCAGTACCGCCACCCGGGTCCGCATCGCCATCGTGCAGGCCATCGAGGCGGACGACTTCGCCCCCTGTGGCGGCGACGTGTACGCCCGTGGCCACATCCGGACCCTGGCCAAGGCCGTCCACCTCGATCCCGCCCCGCTGCTCGCCCAGTACGACGCCTCCCACGGCGGGCGCCCCGCGCCGACCCCGGCCGCCCCCCTGTTCGAGGCGGAGCGCATCCGTCCGGAGCGGCGTGGGCCGAACTGGACCGCGGCCATGGTCGCCGCGATCGTCGCCGTGATCGGGTTCGTCGGCTTCACCGCCTTCAAGGGGGACGGCGAGGGCGGGAAGACCCCCGTCGCCGAGGGCGGCTCCACGCCGTCGGCCGACAAGGGCACCCCGACGCCCAAGACCGACAAGCCGAAGGACACCAAGCCCGAGCCGTCCGACAGCGCCATCGCCGCCGTTCCGCAGGACAAGGTGACCGTGCAGGTCAGCGCCGCCGACGGACGCAGCTGGGTCGCCGCCAAGGACCACAACGGCCGGCTGCTCTTCGACGGCCTGCTCAAGCAGGGCGCCACCAAGACCTTCCAGGACAGCGAGAAGATCAACCTGGTCCTCGGCGACGCCGGCGCGATCGACCTGTACGTCAACGGCAAGAAGATCGAGGACGACTGGCAGCCGGGCGCCGTCGAGCGCCTGACCTACACGAAGGGCGACCCGCAGGCCGGCTAGGCCTGGCCGGCGGGGAGCGCCGCGACGGGGGCGGCCGGGATCGGCCAACCCCGTCGACATGGGCTGTCACTGAGACAAAGTAGTCTTGAGCCCATGCCTGAACGCCGTACCGTCGCACTGGTCACTCTTGGCTGCGCCCGCAACGAGGTGGACTCGGAGGAGCTCGCAGGCCGCTTGGAGGCGGACGGCTGGGACCTCGTGGAGGACGCCGCCGACGCGGACGTCGCCGTCGTCAACACCTGCGGCTTCGTCGACGCCGCCAAGAAGGACTCCGTCGACGCCCTCCTGGAGGCCAACGATCTCAAGGGCCACGGGAGAACCCAGGCCGTCGTGGCGGTGGGCTGCATGGCCGAGCGGTACGGGAAGGACCTCGCCGAGGCCCTTCCCGAGGCCGACGGCGTGCTCGGCTTCGACGACTACGCCGACATCTCCGACCGCCTGCAGACCATCCTGTCCGGCGGCATCCACGCCGCCCACACCCCGCGCGACCGGCGCAAGCTCCTGCCGATCAGCCCGGCCGAACGGCAGGAGTCCGCTGCCGGTGTCGCACTGCCCGGGCACGCCCCCGTCGACCTTCCGGACGGGCTCGCCCCGGCCTCCGGTCCTCGCGCGCCCCTGCGCCGCCGTCTCGACGGCGCCCCGGTCGCCTCGGTGAAGCTGGCCTCCGGCTGCGACCGGCGCTGCTCGTTCTGCGCCATCCCGTCCTTCCGCGGCTCCTTCATCTCGCGCCGCCCGAGCGACGTGCTGAACGAGACGCGGTGGCTCGCCGAGCAGGGCGTCAAGGAGATCATGCTGGTCTCCGAGAACAACACCTCGTACGGCAAGGACCTCGGCGACATCCGTCTGCTGGAGTCCCTGCTGCCCGAGCTCGCCGAGGTCGACGGTCTCGAGCGCGTCCGCGTCAGCTATCTGCAGCCGGCCGAGATGCGGCCCGGCCTGATCGACGTCCTCACCTCGACGCCGAAGGTCGCCCCCTACTTCGACCTCTCCTTCCAGCACTCCGCGCCCGACGTGCTGCGCGCGATGCGCCGCTTCGGCGACACCGACCGCTTCCTGGAGCTGCTGGACACCATCCGCGCCAAGGCGCCCCAGGCCGGTGTGCGCTCCAACTTCATCGTGGGCTTCCCCGGCGAGACCGAGGCCGACCTCGCCGAGCTGGAGCGCTTCCTGAACGGCGCCCGGCTCGACGCGATCGGCGTCTTCGGCTACTCCGACGAGGAGGGCACCGAGGCCGCCACCTACGACGGCAAGCTGCCCGAGGACGTCGTCGCCGAGCGGCTGGCCCGGGTGTCCCGGCTGGCCGAGGAGCTGGTCTCCCAGCGCGCCGAGGAGCGCCTCGGCGAGACCGTGCACGTGCTGGTCGAGTCCATCGACGAGGACGGCGTGTACGGGCGCGGTGCGCACCAGGCGCCGGAGACGGACGGCCAGGTGCTGCTCACGAGCGGCGCGGGCCTGAGCATCGGTCGTATGGTCGAGGCGAAGGTGGTCGGCACCGAAGGTGTCGACCTGGTGGCCGAACCCCTCGACGGCGCGTTGTCGTGTAGTGAGGAGGCGGGCAGATGACCGGAGTTCCGGCGTCCGCCGCGGGCGGCCCCTCCCCGGCGGGTGCGACGGGCAAGGTGAGCGCGGTGGGTACGACGGGGAAGGCGAACCCGACGGGTGCGTCCAAGGCCGGTGCGGCCCGGCCCGCGGGTGCCGACCAGGGCGCCGAGGGCGACGCCCGGCCCGTGCGCGGCGGCAAGATCGCGGCCGCGGCCGTCAACCAGGCCAGCATCTGGAACATCGCCAATCTGCTGACCATGCTCCGGCTGCTCCTGGTGCCGGCGTTCGTCATGCTGATGCTGGCCGACGGCGGTTACGACCCCGCCTGGCGCTCGTTCGCCTGGGCGGCCTTCGCCATCGCCATGATCACCGACCTGTTCGACGGGCATCTGGCGCGGGCGTACGACCTGGTCACCGACTTCGGCAAGATCGCGGACCCCATCGCCGACAAGGCGATCATGGGCGCGGCCCTCATCTGCCTGTCCGCCCTCGGCGACCTGCCCTGGTGGGTCACGGGTGTGATCCTCGGCCGGGAACTCGGGATCACCCTGCTGCGTTTCATCGTCATCCGGTACGGCGTCATCCCGGCGAGCCGCGGCGGCAAGCTGAAGACGCTCACGCAGGGCGTGGCCGTCGGCATGTACATCCTGGCGCTGACGGGCTGGCTGGCGACGCTGCGCTGGTGGGTGATGGCCGCCGCCGTCGTGCTGACGGTGGTGACCGGGCTGGACTATGTGAGACAGGCCATTGTGCTGCGGCGGCAGGGAATCGCGGAGCGCAGGGCAGCGTTGGAGGAGACCGAAGCGTGAACTCTCGCGCCGCGGACGTCGTGCGACTACTCACGGTGAGGGGCGAGACCCTTGCCGTCGCCGAGTCGCTGACCGGCGGCCTGGTCGCGGCGGACATCACCGGCGTTCCGGGGGCGTCCAAGGTCTTCCGCGGATCGGTGACGGCCTACGCCACCGAGCTCAAGCACCGGATGCTCGGCGTGGACGCCACTTTGCTGGAGCAGCGCGGAGCGGTGGACCCGCAGGTCGCGGCCCAGATGGCGGCCGGTGCGCGCAAGGCGCTGGGAGCCGACTGGGGCATCGCCACGACCGGTGTGGCCGGGCCGGACCCGCAGGACGGACAGCCCGTGGGCACCGTCTTCGTGGCCGTCGACGGGCCGGTCCGCCCGGATTCCGGTTCCGCCGGTGGCGGAAAAGTGGAGGCCCTGCGGTTGAACGGCGGCCGGGCGGAAATTCGTATGGAGAGTGTACGGAGCGTGCTCGCACTGCTTCTGAGGGAGCTGGCGGGCGAACACAGTGGGAATGAGCGGGCACAGGATACGGAACGGAACGGGGGGTTTTGATGTTTGCAGCCCTGAGTGAACACGACATCGCTCCCCGCACGGCCGCGGCGCAAGGCGGTACGGTGGGGCGAGAAGGATGCGGCTACGCGGTCCGAGGAGGGAGCCACCGATGATTCTGCTCCGTCGCCTGCTGGGTGACGTGCTGCGTCGGCAGCGCCAGCGCCAGGGCCGTACTCTGCGCGAAGTCTCCTCGTCCGCCCGAGTCTCACTCGGCTATCTCTCCGAGGTGGAGCGGGGGCAGAAGGAGGCTTCCTCCGAGCTGCTCGCCGCGATCTGCGACGCGCTGGACGTACGGATGTCCGAGCTCATGCGGGAAGTGAGCGACGAGCTCGCCCTCGCCGAGCTGGCCCAGTCTGCTGCGGCCACCCCCAGCGAGCCTGTACCCACGTCGGTGCGTCCGATGCTGGGTTCCGTATCGGTGACCGGTGTGCCACCGGAACGGGTGACCATCAAGGCGCCGTCCGAAGCGGTCGACGTCGTCGCCGCGTGACGGTGCCACCCGAGCGTGTGAACTGACCATGCGCTAAGTGTCGTGTGAGGCCCCGGCCAGGGCTCCTCCAGTCGGATCTGGAGAGTGCGGGTCGGGGTTTCGTGCTGTCCGGGCTCCCGTGAGCCGTCGGGGTGCGCTTGCCGAGGTGCTCTGCGCCGGTCAGGGTGGACGTGTGACGGCGCATGACGCGCGGTGACCAGGTCGCCGGCGCCGTGCGCTCGGGCCGTCGGTGTGCCTCTGTCGGGGCTGGATCCGGCGCCGGGCTGGAGGTGAGCGGATGGCACGGCCCATGGCGCGCTGGGGGGTGGCCCTCGCGGGCGGGGCGCTGTGGTGGTGGGCCGTGGTGCGGCTCGTGTGCGTGCCGGGCGCGGGAGCGCTGGAGGCGGCCGTCGCCGCCGGCGGCTGGGGGCTGAGCCTGCTGCCGGTGCACTGTGAGCCGAAGGAGCAGGCGGACGGGGCCGTGGATGCGCGGCAGTGGGTGCGGGCTTGGCGGGCGGGGAGGGTGGGGCGGCGCGCGGGGTCTGCGGGGCCTGTGGAGAGGGCGTAGGGGGCTTGGCCGGGGCAGAGGGCGGTGGGGCGTGTGGGGGAGGCGTAGGGCGTACGGAGGTGCGGGTAGTGCGGGCTGTGCGGGAGCGCGCGGGGTGCGCGGAGGTGCGTGGGCGCGCTACCACGGCATCGCCACGCCGCCGTTCGGACGCAGGATCTGCCCCGTGGTGAACGACGAGGCGTCGGACGCCAGATGGAGCACCGTGTGGGCGACGTCCTCCGGTTCGCCGACCCGGCCCAGCGGTGACCTACGAGCCATGGACGACTCCGTCCGCGCCTGTACGGCGTCGTCGTGCCGTTCGGTCATCGGGGTGCGGATCCAGCCCGGAGCGACCGCGTTCACACGGATGCCGTGCGGGCCCAGCTCCGCCGCGAGGGTCTTCGTCAGCTGGACCACCGCCGCCTTGGCGGCGCCGTAGCAGAGCAGCCCTGGTGCTCCGGTGTCCACGGCGCCCGAGGCCATCGTGACGATGCTGCCGGCGATCCGACGGTCGAGCATGGCGCGGGCCGCCTCCTGACAGGCGTACAGCACTCCCTTGAAGTTGACGCTCAGCACGCGGTCCAGGTCCTCGTCACGGGTCTCCAGGACGGGGCTGCTGTGCATGATCCCGGCGATCGCGGCCATCACGTCCAGCCGTTCGCAGGAGGCGACGGCCTGGTGGAGCCGGGCGCGGTCCGTCACGTCGAGGTGGTGGGTGCGGGCGCTGCCTCCGTCGGCTTTGATCAGGTCCGCCGTCTCGTGCAGGCCCTGTGCGTCGCGGTCGGCGCAGTGCACGGTGGCGCCTGCTTGCGCGAGCAGGACGGCCGAGGCGCGACCGATGCCTCCTGCGGCGCCGGTGACGAAGGCGGTGCGTCCGGTGAGGTCGTACGCCGTGACGGGCATGAGGGGACCGTAGGGGCGTATCTGATGGGTCGTCAACTGGTCGGGCGGGCCTGGTCTCCAAGGCGGGATGTACCGGTCGGGGCCGGGCCCGCCTGGCAGTTCGGGCACCAGTACGTGGGGCGTTCGCGGGAGCCGTCGCCCTGCTGGGCCACGCGGATCCGGGTGCCGCAGCGTGCGCAGGGGCGTCTGGCGCGGCCGTACACGAAGAGGTCCTGGCCGCGCAGGCCCGTGGTCTTGCGGACCGGGCGGTCGCGGTTGGCTTCCAGGAGCTTCTTGCCGAGCAGCGGCAGTTGGGCGGTGTGCTCGGCGGGGAGCGCGCCGACCGGCAGCCAGGGGGTGACGCGCAGCAGGAAGCAGATCTCGCTCTTGTAGACGTTGCCGACGCCGGCGAGATTGCGCTGGTCCAGCAGGGCTTCGCCGAGCGCGCGGTCGGGGTCGGCGAGCAGGTTGGCCAGGGCGCGGTCCGGGTCCCAGTCGGGGCCCAGGAGGTCGGGGCCGAGGTGCCCGACCACGGTGTCCTCCTCCGTGGTGCGCAGGACCTCCAGGACGGGGAGGCGGTACCCGACGGCCGTACGGGCCGGGCGCGCCTCGGGGGTGGCCGCGCCGGGGTCGGGGGTGGTGGTCAGGACGGCTCGGATCTGGTGGACGGGGCCGCCCGTCCAGAGCTGTTCGTCGGCGAAGATCCGCCAGGAGCCCTCCATGCCGAGGTGCGAGTGGATCGTGATCCCGCCCTCGACCCGGGTGAGGAGGTGCTTGCCTCGGGCGGTGACGTCCAGGACGGTACGGCCCGCCAGGTCGACCAGGGCGAACTTCGGTACCCGGAAGTCGCTCAGGGCCAGCACACGGCCCGCGAGGGCGGTGTGGAGCCGCTTCGCGGATTGCCAGACCGTGTCACCTTCGGGCATGTCTCAAGGGTGACATGAGGGGGCGGGGAGCATGGTGGTGAGCCGGGGCGGGGGAGGGGGCGGCGTCAGGCACGGAGGCGGAGTCTTCCCTGGGGTCGCGGCTGGGCTCCGGCACGGAGGCGGAAGTCTTCCTGGGGGTGCGGCTGGGCTCAGGCACGGAGGCGGAGGCCTCTCGGGGTCGCGATGAAGCCCGCCGCCTCCAGGAGCGTGCCCACGGGGGACGTCAGGGCCTGTGCGCCGTTCACCCGCTCCACCGTGACCGTGCCGAGCGAACCCGCCTGGGCGGCGGTCGCCAGGGCCTCGGCTGCGGCCCGCAGACGGGGGTCGTCGGCGGGTTCGGTGTCCGGGGTGGACGGCCAGGCGAGCAGAGTCTTCCCACCGCGCTCCATGTAGAGGGTGAGCTCGCCGTCCACGAGGACCACGAGGGAGCCCGCCTTGCGGCCCGGCTTGTGCCCGGCGCCGGTGGGCGGCTCGGGCCAGGGGAGGGCGGCGCCGTACGCGTTCGCCGGGTCGGCCGCGGCGAGGACGACGGCCCTGCTGCCCGGGGCGGGGCGGTTGCGGCGGGCCGGAGCGCCGTTCTGCCATGGGCCGCCGGGCGGGCGGCGGTTGTCGGCCGCGCGGTCCAGGGGTGAGACGTACTCGTCCGGCTTGAGCCGGTCCAGGTGCGCGTCGAGGAAGTCGTGGTCGAGGTCGGGGATGTCGTAGGACGGGCCGCCGTCCGTGTCCCTCGGGGTGCCGCCGGAGCCGTCCGTGCCCGTGGTAGGGGGGCCGGGCAGGTCCTCGCCGCGGTCGCGGGCGTTGGACACTGCGCGCAGCCGGTCCACCGCGCCGTCCATCGCGAACTGCGCGGCGCCCAGGCCCTCCACGACATAGCCGCGGCGGGCCTGGCCGCTCTCCTCGAAGGCGGCCAGGACGCGGTACGTCGCCGAGAAGCCGCCCTCGACGCCCTCGGCGGCGACCGCGCCGCGCGTCACCACGCCGTGCCGGTCCAGGAGGGTGCGGGCCAGGGCGTGCGCCCGCACGGTCGCGTCCGGTTCCTGCGCCGGCAGCAGGGACCAGCGGCCGGCGACGGTCGGCGGGCCGGTGCGGGACGCGGTGCGGGCTGCGGCGGTCAGTGAGCCGTAACGGCCGCGCGGGACGGTGCGCTTGGCGCGGTGTGCCGTGGACCCGGCGGTGCGGCCCGAGCCCAGCAGGGAGCGCAGCGGCGCGAGCGTGTCGTTCGTCAGCCGGCCCGACCAGGCGAGGTCCCAGAGGGCGTCGGCGAGCTGTGGATCCGTGGCCTCCGGGTGAGTCGTGGCGCGGATCTGGTCGGCGATCTGACGGAAGAACAGGCCGTAGCCGCCGGACAGGGTGTCCAGGATCGACTGGTGGAGGGCCGTCAGCTCCAGGGGGTGGGGCTGCGGCAGCAGCAGCGGGGCCGCGTCCGCCATGTAGAGGGACACCCAGCCGTCCTTTCCCGGCAGCGAGCCCGCCCCCGCCCATACGACCTCGCCGGCGGCGGTGAGTTCGTCGAGCATCGCGGGCTGGTAGCCGGCGACCCGGGAGGGCAGGACGAGCTTCTCCAGCGCGGACGCGGGCACGGACGCGCCCTGCAACTGCTCGATGGCGCGGACCAGTCCGTCGATGCCGCGCAGGCCGTGCCCCTTGCCGATGTGCTGCCACTGCGGCAGGAACTGGGCGAGGGCGCCCGGCGGCACCGGCTCCAGCTCATGCCGGAGCGCCGCGAGGGAGCGGCGGCGCAACCGCCGCAGCACTGTGGCGTCGCACCACTCCTGACCGATGCCGGCGGGATGGAACTCGCCCTGCACCACACGCCCGCTCGCGGCCAGCCGCTGCAGCGCGCCGTCGGTGATCGCCACGCCCAGGCCGAAGCGGGCCGCCGCCGTGGCCGATGTGAACGGGCCGTGGGTGCGGGCGTAGCGCGCGAGGAGGTCGCCGAGCGGATCCTTGACCGGCTCGGTGAAGGCTTCCGGGACGCCGACGGGCAGCGCCGTGCCCAGCGCGTCGCGCAGCCGGCCCGCGTCCTCGATCGCCGCCCAGTGGTCGGCGCCGCCGATCCGCACCTTGATGGCCCTGCGGGCGCCGGCCAGCTCCTGCGCCCAGGCCGGCTCCGCGCCCCGCTCGGCCAGCTCGGCGTCGGTGAGCGGTCCGAGGAGGCGCAGGAGGTCCGCGACGCCCTCGACGTCCTTGATCCGGCGGTCCTCGGTGAGCCACTGCAGCTCGCGCTCCAGCTCGGTGAGCACCTCGGCGTCCAGCAGCTCGCGCAGCTCCGCCTGGCCGAGCAGCTCGGCCAGCAGCCGTGAGTCGAGCGACAGGGCGGCGGCGCGGCGCTCGGCGAGCGGCGAGTCCCCCTCGTAGAGGAACTGGGCGACGTATCCGAAGAGGAGGGAGCGGGCGAAGGGGGACGGCTCGGGGGTCGTGACCTCGACCAGCCGCACCTTGCGGGCCTCCAGGTCGCCCATCAGCTCCACGAGCCCCGGGACGTCGAAGACGTCCTGGAGGCATTCTCGGACCGCCTCCAGGACGATCGGGAACGAACCGAACTCGCTCGCCACCTCCAGCAGTTGCGCGGCGCGCTGACGCTGCTGCCACAAGGGAGTGCGCCTGCCGGGGTTGCGGCGCGGCAGCAGCAGCGCGCGCGCCGCGCACTCGCGGAAACGGGACGCGAACAGCGCCGAGCCGCCCACCTGGTCGGTGACGACCTGGTCGACGTCGCCCTTGTCGAAGACGACGTCCGCCGCGCCCACCGGCGCCTGGTCGGAGTCGTACTCCCGGCCGGCCCTCCCGGGCTCCTGGTCCAGCAGGTCGAGGCCCATGAGGTCGGCGTCCGGCAGCCGCAGCACGATGCCGTCGTCGGCGTGCATGACCTGCGCGTCCATGCCGTAGCGCTCGGACAGTTTCGCGCCGAGGGCCAGGGCCCAGGGGGCGTGGACCTGCGCGCCGAACGGGGAGTGCACGACCACACGCCAGTCGCCCAGCTCGTCACGGAAACGCTCGACGACGATCGTGCGGTCGTCGGGGACGTGTCCGCACGCCTCGCGCTGCTCGTCCAGGTACGACAGCACGTTGTCCGCGGCCCAGGCGTCCAGGCCGGCGGTGACCAGGCGCAGCCGGGCGTCCTCCTTGGACAGCGAACCGACCTCGCGCAGGAACGCGCCCACCGCGCGGCCCAGCTCCAGCGGGCGGCCCAGCTGGTCGCCCTTCCAGAACGGCAGCCGGCCCGGCACGCCCGGAGCGGGGGAGACCAGGACGCGGTCCCGTGTGATGTCCTCGATCCGCCACGAGCTGGTGCCGAGCGTGAAGACGTCGCCGACACGGGACTCGTAGACCATCTCCTCGTCCAGCTCGCCGACCCGGCCGCCGCCCTTCTTCGGGTCGGACCCGGCGAGGAACACCCCGAACAGGCCCCGGTCGGGGATGGTGCCGCCGGAGGTGACGGCGAGGCGCTGGGCGCCAGGACGGCCGGTGATGGTGCCGGCGACCCGGTCCCACACCACCCGCGGGCGCAGCTCCGCGAAGGCGTCGGACGGATAGCGGCCCGCGAGCATGTCGAGGACCGCCGTGAACGCCGACTCGGGCAGCGACGCGAAGGGCGCGGCCCGGCGGACCAGCGCGAGGAGGTCGTCGACCTGCCAGGTGTCCATGGCCGTCATGGCGACCAGCTGCTGCGCGAGGACGTCCAGCGGGTTCGCCGGGACGCGCAGGGACTCGATGGCGCCGGTGCGCATGCGCTCGGTGACGACGGCGGCCTGGACGAGGTCGCCCCGGTACTTCGGGAAGACCACGCCGGTGGAGACGGCACCGACCTGGTGCCCCGCGCGGCCCACGCGCTGCAGGCCGGAGGCCACGGACGGCGGCGACTCGACCTGGACGACGAGGTCCACCGCGCCCATGTCGATGCCCAGCTCGAGGCTGGAGGTGGCGACGACCGCGGGCAGACGGCCCGCCTTGAGGTCCTCCTCCACCAGGGCGCGCTGCTCCTTGGAGACCGAGCCGTGGTGCGCGCGGGCGATGACCGCGGGCGCGCCCTGGGCGGCGCCGGAGCCGCCCATCAGCTCCGCCGGGGAGTGGTGCTCGACCAGGGTCTCGCCGGTGGCCCGCTCGTAGGCGATCTCGTTCAGGCGGTTGCACAGACGCTCGGCGAGACGGCGGGAGTTGGCGAAGACGATCGTGGAGCGGTGCGACTGGACGAGGTCGGTGATCCGCTCCTCGACATGCGGCCAGATCGAGGGGCGCTCCTTGCCCTCGGAGCCGTCGGCCACCGGGGAGCCGCCCAGCTCGCCCAGGTCCTCGACGGGGACGACGACCGACAGGTCGAACTCCTTG containing:
- a CDS encoding DNA-formamidopyrimidine glycosylase family protein — protein: MPEGDTVWQSAKRLHTALAGRVLALSDFRVPKFALVDLAGRTVLDVTARGKHLLTRVEGGITIHSHLGMEGSWRIFADEQLWTGGPVHQIRAVLTTTPDPGAATPEARPARTAVGYRLPVLEVLRTTEEDTVVGHLGPDLLGPDWDPDRALANLLADPDRALGEALLDQRNLAGVGNVYKSEICFLLRVTPWLPVGALPAEHTAQLPLLGKKLLEANRDRPVRKTTGLRGQDLFVYGRARRPCARCGTRIRVAQQGDGSRERPTYWCPNCQAGPAPTGTSRLGDQARPTS
- a CDS encoding ATP-dependent helicase, whose protein sequence is MVSDPQRALDGFSPATRGWFTGAFSAPTAAQAGAWQAIHEGSDVLVVAPTGSGKTLAAFLAALDQLASTPPPADPKKRCRVLYVSPLKALAVDVERNLRSPLTGIRQESVRLGLPEPEIKVGIRSGDTPAAERRALSTRPPDILITTPESLFLMLTSATRDALTGIDTVILDEVHAVAGTKRGAHLALSLERLDELLPKPARRIGLSATVRPVDEIARYLSPHRKVEIVQPASGKEFDLSVVVPVEDLGELGGSPVADGSEGKERPSIWPHVEERITDLVQSHRSTIVFANSRRLAERLCNRLNEIAYERATGETLVEHHSPAELMGGSGAAQGAPAVIARAHHGSVSKEQRALVEEDLKAGRLPAVVATSSLELGIDMGAVDLVVQVESPPSVASGLQRVGRAGHQVGAVSTGVVFPKYRGDLVQAAVVTERMRTGAIESLRVPANPLDVLAQQLVAMTAMDTWQVDDLLALVRRAAPFASLPESAFTAVLDMLAGRYPSDAFAELRPRVVWDRVAGTITGRPGAQRLAVTSGGTIPDRGLFGVFLAGSDPKKGGGRVGELDEEMVYESRVGDVFTLGTSSWRIEDITRDRVLVSPAPGVPGRLPFWKGDQLGRPLELGRAVGAFLREVGSLSKEDARLRLVTAGLDAWAADNVLSYLDEQREACGHVPDDRTIVVERFRDELGDWRVVVHSPFGAQVHAPWALALGAKLSERYGMDAQVMHADDGIVLRLPDADLMGLDLLDQEPGRAGREYDSDQAPVGAADVVFDKGDVDQVVTDQVGGSALFASRFRECAARALLLPRRNPGRRTPLWQQRQRAAQLLEVASEFGSFPIVLEAVRECLQDVFDVPGLVELMGDLEARKVRLVEVTTPEPSPFARSLLFGYVAQFLYEGDSPLAERRAAALSLDSRLLAELLGQAELRELLDAEVLTELERELQWLTEDRRIKDVEGVADLLRLLGPLTDAELAERGAEPAWAQELAGARRAIKVRIGGADHWAAIEDAGRLRDALGTALPVGVPEAFTEPVKDPLGDLLARYARTHGPFTSATAAARFGLGVAITDGALQRLAASGRVVQGEFHPAGIGQEWCDATVLRRLRRRSLAALRHELEPVPPGALAQFLPQWQHIGKGHGLRGIDGLVRAIEQLQGASVPASALEKLVLPSRVAGYQPAMLDELTAAGEVVWAGAGSLPGKDGWVSLYMADAAPLLLPQPHPLELTALHQSILDTLSGGYGLFFRQIADQIRATTHPEATDPQLADALWDLAWSGRLTNDTLAPLRSLLGSGRTAGSTAHRAKRTVPRGRYGSLTAAARTASRTGPPTVAGRWSLLPAQEPDATVRAHALARTLLDRHGVVTRGAVAAEGVEGGFSATYRVLAAFEESGQARRGYVVEGLGAAQFAMDGAVDRLRAVSNARDRGEDLPGPPTTGTDGSGGTPRDTDGGPSYDIPDLDHDFLDAHLDRLKPDEYVSPLDRAADNRRPPGGPWQNGAPARRNRPAPGSRAVVLAAADPANAYGAALPWPEPPTGAGHKPGRKAGSLVVLVDGELTLYMERGGKTLLAWPSTPDTEPADDPRLRAAAEALATAAQAGSLGTVTVERVNGAQALTSPVGTLLEAAGFIATPRGLRLRA